GTGGCCGAGCAGACTCGGATCGCCGCCGTGTCCGGCGCCCTCGGGGCAGACGCTTCCGCGGCCCAGGTGCCGCTCGAGGATGCGGGAACCGTCGATCAGGATTCGGTATCGCCGCTACTCGCGGCGGCCGATGCAATGGCCGAGAAAATGGCCCGAACGGTGGCGGAAACACCGGCGCCGAAGGACCGCCTGATGTCGTTCGTTGAACAGCTCATGGCGGATTACCGGGAGCAGATGGCCCATTTCGACCCCATGGGCGCCGACGTCGTCGATCGTATGACCGGCCGTCTCCACGATGCCCTGGCGCGGTTCAGCGGCGCGGCCAAGGGGTTCTAACTGAACTTGATCCATTAAACCCGGCGTGGGTGGAACAGGTGGCCGATGCCACACGCCAAGCGGTCAAGTGCCGGTAACATGCACGGCGGGCGGCCCAGAAACTCGCTGCGCTCAAACAGTCTGGGCCGCTTGTCCGCCGTTTGCATTCAACCGGCACTAGTGACCGCAGGCTCACGTGGCCCTGGCCACCTGCCCCACCCACGCCTGCCATGTCCGTTGCGATGCGAATTTTGTTATCAAAAAACTTTTGGAAGGCGCACCCTTCAAGGTCAATCGCATTCAGTTAGAATTGCTGGGAGCGGCCCACCGGTCCACCGCCGACATGGCCTGATGCCGCTGGGGTTCACGGCTTTTGGGCGCTGCCGCTCGCTGTGGCCTCGGCGCCGCTCTCTTTCGCTCTGACGGTGTCATCAATGGCATCGTATATGATCTTGAACGTCTCGCCAAAATTGCTGGGCGACAGTCTACCGACTTCGATGAATTTCACCGCGATTTCCTTGCTGGCCCGCAGGACTTGGGATTGTATCGACTCTTTTGACATTTTGTGGCTCGCTTTTTATATGTAATGATTTTGGTTTGTTAACAGCTGTCGGCATGCATGTCAAGCATTGCTGCAGGAAACCGGGTAATGAACTGGGGGTTTGAAAAATGGGTTGACAGGATTGTATTCCCGAGTGCATATGTCCCCCCGACATTTTCAAGTGCAGTTCAGCACCATTTCTGTATGCCGGCCATTCAGGCCCGCAAAATAGACGCATCCCGTCCAGCGGATGATCCAATAACCCGAACACCTTTTACCCTGCGTGAAGTCGTTGTCCTCCAGTCGGTCTATCACGCGCCCGCCTGGCAAGTGAACGTGAATGCCGTTTTCATCGCTCCTGTGCAGGCTTGCTGCCCGGAACATGGAACGAGGTTTAAAAGAGATAGAAAGCCTTTGGAATATGCCCGCAGAACGCATCCACCGTATCGACATCGGCTGGCAGGACCTGTTCAAGCCGATCTTGGGACTCAAGACCGCACCGGAAAATGATCCATTGATCAATCAGATCGCCATCCGCAAGGAGACCCTGCCCATCATCCTGGTTCCCGGCATCATGGGCAGCCGTCTCAAAAGGGCCTCCGGCGGAGACAAGACGTGGGACCCGGACGCCAACTGGTTTATGCTGAGCCGGTTCGGCCTGCCCCATGTTGATGCCAAAGACCGTAAAAACATGCTGGTGGGAGAATCCTCTCATCGAACCGGCCACCTGTCCGTCGATCCGGACAACGCCGAAGTGCCCGAACCGGGAAGAGATCGCGGATGGGGCACGGTGGCCTGGCAGCATTACGGCAGCCTGCTCGGCGCCCTGGCCGGCCACGAGTGGCCCACGACTTTGGATGTCTGCTTCGACCTTCCGGTGTACGCCTTCGGCTACAACTGGACCGATTCCAGCCACGCCTCGGGCCGGGCCCTGGCGGACTACATCGACCGGGTGATCGATGAACAGGGCCGGATCCAGCCCTGCCGGCAGGTGATCCTGGTGACCCACTCCATGGGCGGGCTGGTGGCCCGCTCGGCCTGCAAGCTGCACGGCGCCGAATCCAAAGTGCTGGGGGTGCTGCACGGCGCCCAGCCCGCCTTCGGGGCCCCGGCCGCCTACCAGCGCATCAAGCACGGGTTCCGGGAGCTGGACGGCTCGCTGTGGGACTGGCTGTGCCATCCGATCCGCAAGATCTCCGACACGCTCACCGAACGGGTGCTGGGCGACGAAGGCCCTGAGGTGACCCTGCTCATGGCCCACATGCCCGGCGGCCTGGAGCTGCTGCCCACCCGGGCGTACCGCACCAACGAGGGCCGCGCCGAGTGGCTGCACTACCGGGGCCGCCACGGCCACAGCCTCGATCTGCCCCGCCGGGGCGATCCCTACGATGAGATCTATTGCGCCAAAGAGGCCCCCTTTCGCTTGATCGATCCCCGGTGGCTGGGAGCCACTTCGGCTGGAGAATATGATCAGATGAAAGCAGGGCAATGGGGCGACTATATTGAAAACCTCAAGGTAGCAAAACAATTCCATGTCAGTCTCGGACACTACAGTCATCCCGAAACCTACCAGTTTTACGGTACGGCGCTCGAGACCCCAGATCGCATCGAAATCGGCTGCCAGAAGTTTTCCGGCCGGCAGCTGTTCGACCTTCAGTATCTGGAGGGCAAGCACTTTTTCGAGTTCCGCGACGCGCACAACCAGGTGATCGACACCGATCGCGATATGTATCTGGACGATCCGGCGGCCTTCGAGATCCCCAACCGCTGGCACACCGAATCGATCTGGGCTTACGCGGTATCGCCGCCCACAGGCTCGGGCGACGGCACGGTGCCCGACGCATCGGGCCGTGCCCTGGCCGCCCGCCCCAGTTTTTACGACAAGGGCCCCAACGGCACGGTGTCGATCGACGCCGACGATGAAAACGACCATGCCCGAACCCACGACCGGATCTTTAACACGGCGACGGCCCGGCACATCACGATAAAGGTGATTGAAAACCTATGCAAAGCCAAGATCAGACGCGAAACCGGCGCATGAGCCGCATCTTTTGCAGATGGGCGGCCGCCCTGGCAACAGTTGCCATCATGGCCGGCTGCGCCCCAACGAACAGGAACCAACCCATGCACCGTTTCAACGAACCTACCCGCACCTGCGGCGTCGGCCGCTTTGTCGTCGACATCCCCGCCGCCATGACTTTTGCCGGCGGCTACAGCATGCGCACGTTCGATTTGAAGGAAACCGTCTGGGATACAAACCATGCCCAAGAGCAGCCAGAAAACCTTTGGAATGAAATAATTGCCGAAATTCAAAAATTGCCTTTTCCTGAAGGCATCCCCAACGCCCTCTTGGAAGCCAAGCAAATCGACGACATCGGAAACGGCCTACGTTTTGCGTTTTCTCACAAAGATGCGCTTCGACCGAAAAGAGGTTATCTGGACGCACTGCTGATCACGGACACCACAGGTCTTTGGATTGCGGGCTTTGGGAAGGCGACCGGTAAAGACTTCATGTATCGAAAGTCCACCGACATAGCCCGGGCCTACCGTGCCCCGGAAAAGCGCTTCGACCGTGCCGCGGTCATCGACGGCCGCGATGCCTTTTACCTGCGCTACGGTGCCGTCGATCTGCCCTTCGAGTATAAAGAGAGCGTGGATATCGTCTTCAGGAAACACCCCCTGGACAAGCAATTGGTGTTGACCATCAACACCCGGGTGGTGGACAGGGTCAACCCTGTGGGTATGCTGGAAGGGCTGGCAGCGGCGCTGGCGGCCAACATTGCCCCCGGGGTCGAGGTCGAGAAGATCCGGACTCGAAAACGCACGGTCGCCGGATTGGCCGGCGAAGAGATGATTCTGAAAGGGACCGAACGAGGGAAAACGATGTTGAATTTCCAATGGTACTACCCTGGCCAGGCCAACGACAGCCTCCATCCCAGAATGCTGTTGATCATGGATGCGAACGATGGAGGGGTAGAAGATAAAATAGACCTCTGGGATGCGATCCTGGACTCCCTCCGTCCCGCCGGCCGATAGTATGGGTCACCGGCCGCGCCAAAATTTTTTATATAAAAATTCGCATGGCAACGGACATGGCAGGCGTGGGTGGAGCAGGTGGCCAGGGCCACGTACGCCTGCGGTCCTAGTGCCGCTCGAATGCAAACGGCGGACAAGCGGCCCAGACTGTTTGAGCGCAGCGAGTTTCTGGGCCGCCCGCCGTGCATTCTTAGCGGCACTTGACCGCTTGGCGTGTGGCATCGGCCACCTGTTCCACCCACGCCGGGTTCAATGAATAGCATTCAGTTAGAACCGCCGCTTCCCTGGATCTCTGTTTGACAGGGATTCCGAAATTCTCTATGTTCTTTGAATTTCAAAATCTAATCGCATTTTTGGAGTTGACCGGCTCATGACAGACCAGACCCGGCACAAGGTGCCCTACGCCATCGAACCCATCGCCTCGGTGCGTTCCGATTTGCTCGAACCCATCGATTATGCTTACAAAGGGCGTCGAGAGATCACCGTGACCATTCATCAACCGGAGTTCACTTCCGTGTGTCCCATGACCGGTCTGCCGGATTTCGGCACCATCACCATCAAATATTGCCCTTCGGAAAAGATCATCGAACTCAAATCGCTGAAGTTTTATCTGCTGCAATATCGTAATGTGGGCATATTTTACGAGCACGTCGTGAATCACATCCTCGACGACCTGGCGGGGGCACTCAAGCCCCGATGGATGGAGGTCCACGGTGCCTTTTCGGCCAGAGGGGGCATCACCACCGAAGTGGTGGCCGCGTATCCCGCGAACCAAAAATAATGGATCAACACTAAGGGTGGATCGGAGATCAGGGAGAATGCGCAAACCTCTCGTTCTGTTGTTTTTAGCTTTTCTGGCCCTCTGTTTCCTGAATGCCTGCGCCAAGGACCGGTACCAACGCGTCGAGTCGCGCAAGAGCTTTTTCGAGACCGATGTGGATCATCGCGCCTATGTGAAAAAGGCCTTCGTCGTATTGAATCATGGCGCGGCTACCCCCTTCGGCCCGGCGATCGATACCCTTTTTCTCCAATCTCTGGTCGAAACGATCGACGACGAGGTCGACCATTTTGTCGCGGTTTCGCCTCACAGCGCAGGGTCGGCAGATGCCTTGAAATCCCAGGATCTCTTTTCCACGCCCGCCCAAATCTTCGATATGGCAAAGGCGGCCCGCATGCAGGGCTATC
This Desulfatitalea tepidiphila DNA region includes the following protein-coding sequences:
- a CDS encoding conjugal transfer protein TraB gives rise to the protein MKFIEVGRLSPSNFGETFKIIYDAIDDTVRAKESGAEATASGSAQKP
- a CDS encoding T6SS immunity protein Tli4 family protein, which produces MQSQDQTRNRRMSRIFCRWAAALATVAIMAGCAPTNRNQPMHRFNEPTRTCGVGRFVVDIPAAMTFAGGYSMRTFDLKETVWDTNHAQEQPENLWNEIIAEIQKLPFPEGIPNALLEAKQIDDIGNGLRFAFSHKDALRPKRGYLDALLITDTTGLWIAGFGKATGKDFMYRKSTDIARAYRAPEKRFDRAAVIDGRDAFYLRYGAVDLPFEYKESVDIVFRKHPLDKQLVLTINTRVVDRVNPVGMLEGLAAALAANIAPGVEVEKIRTRKRTVAGLAGEEMILKGTERGKTMLNFQWYYPGQANDSLHPRMLLIMDANDGGVEDKIDLWDAILDSLRPAGR
- a CDS encoding alpha/beta fold hydrolase encodes the protein MPAERIHRIDIGWQDLFKPILGLKTAPENDPLINQIAIRKETLPIILVPGIMGSRLKRASGGDKTWDPDANWFMLSRFGLPHVDAKDRKNMLVGESSHRTGHLSVDPDNAEVPEPGRDRGWGTVAWQHYGSLLGALAGHEWPTTLDVCFDLPVYAFGYNWTDSSHASGRALADYIDRVIDEQGRIQPCRQVILVTHSMGGLVARSACKLHGAESKVLGVLHGAQPAFGAPAAYQRIKHGFRELDGSLWDWLCHPIRKISDTLTERVLGDEGPEVTLLMAHMPGGLELLPTRAYRTNEGRAEWLHYRGRHGHSLDLPRRGDPYDEIYCAKEAPFRLIDPRWLGATSAGEYDQMKAGQWGDYIENLKVAKQFHVSLGHYSHPETYQFYGTALETPDRIEIGCQKFSGRQLFDLQYLEGKHFFEFRDAHNQVIDTDRDMYLDDPAAFEIPNRWHTESIWAYAVSPPTGSGDGTVPDASGRALAARPSFYDKGPNGTVSIDADDENDHARTHDRIFNTATARHITIKVIENLCKAKIRRETGA
- the queF gene encoding preQ(1) synthase; translated protein: MTDQTRHKVPYAIEPIASVRSDLLEPIDYAYKGRREITVTIHQPEFTSVCPMTGLPDFGTITIKYCPSEKIIELKSLKFYLLQYRNVGIFYEHVVNHILDDLAGALKPRWMEVHGAFSARGGITTEVVAAYPANQK